The Eublepharis macularius isolate TG4126 chromosome 7, MPM_Emac_v1.0, whole genome shotgun sequence sequence AGAGAGCGTCATCCACTAAGGGATTCTTTGATGGGTACTGAAAAAACAGCCTCTCCTACCCTTGCATCCAAATGGCTGCAAGAGGCCATTTGGGGAGAGGACAGCTTGTGAGCCCTGGGAAAACGCTTTTCCCTGCCTCAACTCGCTTGGATTTCCCTCCTAGTCTGCCACTGAGTACAGGGCCTAGAATATGCCAGAGAGCAGCCACTGCCGCTCACACAGCATGGTACCTTTGTTCACCCATCTAGTACGCCCAGCATCAGTGCCAGAGCCAGGCTCTGAGAGCCCTAGGCAGACAGTGTCCAAGGAACCTCTTCTGCCCACCACCAGAGCCCCCCTCATGCCTccctttccacccacccacctgcaTGTCTCCCCACATTTGTGCTTCAACTGTGGTCACCAGGAGTACAGTGACTCCACCCACATGCACTTCCCCATCAAAGCTGAAAAGCTGGGAGCATGAGGGCTGGAGTACTTGCAAACAAATGGGCAGGGCAGAGCACACAGACAGGTAGCAAGGGAGGGGGGCAGTAACAGTGGGCCCCACCTAAAGCCCTGGCCCCAGGCGCTGCATACCTCAGGATACGCTGAAGTCAGCCCTGTCCACCTTGGTCCCTTGCTCCACTCTGAGCACATGTCAGGTAGCCAGAGACCACCCAAACTACTGGCCCTTGGAACAATGGCAGGGGGCTAGGGAGACACAGCCAAATAGGATACGTAAACAGCCAGCTACAAAAGAGTTCAGTGACTCAGACAAACTGAACTCCTCGTATCCTCATAAGCTAAGAATGTTTTTTTTCTAAGCAATCCCAAATGTCTAAAAACTATGGCCAGGGTCTGCAAAGTGTGGGGAACCAATGAGGAGGTGCCGGCAGCCCATGGGGCCAGCACCACAGCTCAGGGCGAGGGGCTGGTAACTGGCTGCCTGCTTTGGTGGAAGGAGGACTGAGCCTCTTCTCTTCTTCTGGAGGCCGCTAAGAGGAGTGGTGGCAGAAATGGCAATGGCGCCTGCTCACTCTGGAGTGTTCAAAGTATTTTCTATCCAGACTGagattcctctgtgtgaggaagaaaaagtttgccctaactgggaccaGTTAAGGTTGATGAAAAGCTTTTAGTTGatgaactaaagtgggaaagccagcactaatattACTCAGGCAGGACAGAACTGGGAGCATGTGGTTGGTAGCAGAAGTGGGTAGCAAGGAGATTCCCCTTCAGCCAAGAGATCAGGTCTTTAGTGGAAGAGTAAgtcctgcccagtgtctggaaagggtttttttttggctctgtggagtaccctgggtctgcagtaaaaggaaaagaggggtgcgttgaagtcagaacacctaagctgtgaagtgaaatctatgaaggaacttTGTTTTAAgttgaaactaccaacctctcacttctaAGATCCGTTATCGCTGAAAATAAGCTTTAAGAAGACTAATGTGCCTAGTGCTTGTGAAGCATTCtgttaaacaaacaaaatttacctcagctatCCTTTCGCTGCCTATCTAcgtaccaaccctgcctgttgaataaacctACTGTTATGTATTTGAACTTTACTTAGCCTCTACTGCCATTTCAGTTTAAAGAAGATGTGGGCTTCGGCTTTTCCCCCACTTAagtttgggctgggatataaaccAAATATATAGACATTCttgaagtgtgggacaaaaggaatttTAAGTCACACCCATATACACGCTAACAGAGGCATCCCAGCCCCAGCAAACAACCTCATCAGTTTGGGAGGGAAAAGCTCcatcacagtgggggagtgagagGGCCAACATGCTACAGTGCCTTACAACAGTCCAGTAAGGCAGGGCAGCGCTGCCATATTTCAAACAGAATCCTGAAGCTGaaaatgctgctcagagggtttatttatttcctctttgcctccctgaaggctctgtcagtttcacctccccttctctgaggcaaagaggaaataaacaaaccctctgagcagtgatccccctggctctgtagagatgggaaactgacaaagccttccgatctcttttaaaactcaacttcccggctaacactgcgactcccttcaggtgctcctcctcgtgtaattcgtctcctgtagcttggctctacgttCAAGTACCCTGGATCTTGCCCTtgagtatttttaaaatcagctgAGGGAAGGTCATGGAAAGAGAGGCACTACTACTTCAACCATTTTCAGTGGACAAACACAGAAAGGGAAAGCGTTAAGTTAAGCGGCCCCTTTTCTCCTCCCTGCCCGAGTGCTTTATTCTAGGTTGTGACCTTACATGGCTGCTTTTCAGGGGCCTGAATCCACAACCACCACCTATGTTCTCAGCTCACACAAAATCTGAACCAAGGTCTTGCTTAGCCAAGAAGGAGGTCTGTACCTCCGTGGCAGCATGGATGATGTGCGACGCCCTCCTGGCCACCCGGGCATGGGGAGCAACCCAAACACACAGTCTCCTGCTGGCACTCCAGTAACACCCATGGAAAAGGCAGTGCTCTGGCAGAGACCCAGAAGGACTCGTGTTCCCTGTGTCACTGTCCTGTTCCTGGGAGCAGCCAGACTTGTGAAGGTCACTTAAACATAGTCTTATCTACATAAAGTTAATAATAAACTTACATTTGACTTTTGCCATACACGCCTATTAAATGCCATACTCTGAATGGATGCAAAGACCGTGGTGAAATCAAATTGTTTATGAGTCGTAAGACAACAGCAAAGTCCAGCCTGATAAGCCCTTGGGGGAGCTGCCCCCAATGGCTCCCGTCCATCTCTCTGAGAGCAGAGATCCCTGCTGCAGCTGTGCTGTACAGAGGAGGACACTGTACCACAACTTGATGTCCTGAGAAAGTGGTGTGAAGAATGAGCACCCTGTATCTCAAGTGAAACACAGTGACATGCCCTGGAGTAGACTACAGTTTATCATCCTTGGGGCCTCGACCAGGAAACAGCCCTTCTCCTTCGGGTTGCTTTGTGGGATGTAGCTCCATCTGCTGGCAACGCCCAACTGTCACCCGGGGCAACTAAGGAGAGGCCGCACCCCCTCTCCAATGGCGTCTTTTGACTCTTCCACAGAAGTTAAAAGCAGCCTTCAGGGCTGAGGGTTGTTGGGGATGGTGGACTTTGAAGAAATGGGGTTGTGCAAAccgtcctactatataaaaggctatgcgtgttccagacaacttatTTCTTACCCTGGTGCGCTGTGCCACCAGAGGGAGTTGCCGGGGAGGGAAGATCAGgcgaggcagcccgtccctccagagagcatgcaatggcgggaagcccaggatgggatcaggtgtggagcaggtggcaatgcccccccccccgccttcacccagctgggatcaggagcggagcaggtggcaatgccggccccgttcacccggctggaatcaggtgcaaagcaggtggtaatgccaacCCTCTGCCTTAACCTGGTCggtatcaggtgcagagcagctgGTAATGCttgcccccacttcacccagctagtatcaggaggggagcaggaggcGATgacgcccccctgccttcacccagctgggatcaggagtggagcaggtggcaatgcccaccccctgcattcacccagccaggatcaggtgagaagcaggaggtgaTGCACACCCTCATTTTACCCTGCTggaatcaagagtggagcaggtggcattgcccgctccccctttcacctggccggGTCCAGGCGAGGAGCCTGAGGCAATGccggccccccttcacccagctgggatcagccacGGAGGAGGCAATGCTCGCTTGCCCGCccacccctttctagagcccattgtattttcccccacaacaggctttgttactagtagaaCATACTTTATTCCGTCTGTCCTGAACCTAGTGCCTTGAGCGAATAGCAGGAGGAAGAAAAACCTCTCACTCCCTGCCCCTCTCGTGCTCTTCGGCCTCCTGTCAACCTCTCGTGCCCCCCTTCTCCAGGGTCTTTTTTCGTAAGTCCAGGATACTTCTTCAGACGAGGAGAATGCCCGAGGAGCCCCCTACAGCTGAGGGGGGCTTCCCAAACCAGAAGGGAACAAAGAGCTGGAGGCAagagccccccacccctgcatgaAGGATCTTGATTTCCTCTTCTCCTGCTTCTCCAAAAAGGGTGCGGAAGAGCCTTGCCCCCCCCTCTTCTGGCTcggcttttcctcccccctcagcACAGGCTGTGCACAGCCAGTCACTCACACACAACAACATGCTGACCAGCAATGGAGACGTTTATTGGAGTCCACTGGAAAACGCCTTTCCCTGAAAGGGTTGGGAAGCACACTCAGGGCATACAAGCACCAGGGAGGGAAAACCGAGGTTACACAACAAGGGGGGCCAGCCCCCTCCGCTGACGCCTCTGGATCTGGTGCCACAGCCTCCCCTGGCACTCCCCACAGCAGAACGGCTAGAGGCACGCACCCAAGCGCCCGCAAAGCCTCCAGGAGCCCCACAGCCGGCAAACCTTCCCAGCATGCTCCCCCGAGCGTGCAAGCTGGTTCAGAGGCTCTGTGAGCAGGCGCTGCTCCCTCCGCCCACTTCACGCCACAGCGGAAGTAACCTGTACCATGCACGTGCTCAATGTGACTTCTGAAGCATTCCACCACGGTAGCTCTTGGCATGCACAGAAAGCCCTTGGAGCCCAGGAACACCCAAGGCAGCAGAGACCCCTTGCATAGGTATGCAGAAACCTGACTGACACCTGTGGCCCACCCCTTCTCCCCATGCGCCCCTGCAAAGCCCTGTGGCTCCAGAGATATCAGGCTGCGGCAGCAGGATGGGGAAGGCCGTTGCCACCTCTTGCCTGGGTTTCAGACGTTCCAATGGAACTCGGGACACAGAGTCAAAGACCCGGCAGCCTGCCTTCCAAGCCCTTTTTATTGCAATGAAGACCGACTACAGGGGCCTGCACTGAGCGTACCCTGCCGCCAAGGGCTGCGGAACACCCACGAAGGCCagaggcaccccctgccctggaGAAGCACCAGGGTTCTAACTGGCTTCCTTACAGCCAAGATCCCCCTCGCCACCCCCACACAGTTACTCGTTGGGCTGGCCAGCCGCCTCTTTCCTGAGCAGTCCTGTGGTGCAGCTCGCACCCGGACATTGCGCCAAGAGGTCAAGGTCCATTCATGCAGGGCGGGCCACGTCCAGGTCACTCCCACACCTCTGTCCATATGGCCCTGGCGTGGCGGGAGGGAGTGACGGGAGGATGCAGCACGAGCTCTCCTACCTGCTTACTGGTGTATTTCTGGGGGTTGGTGCGGTAGCTGTAGTCTGAATACTGCTCGGAGCCCGTGGAATTGCTGTCCCCCGTGCCCACAAAGGTGTTGGTGGCGGGCAAGTCCTGCACAACCTGGTGCTTCTTGGAGGCGGAGGGTGACTGGGGCTGCAGCTGGATGGAAGGCAGGGGAGAGTTGGACCGGTAGTGCCGGCCCAGGTCGGGGCTGCCTGGGGGGTAGTTCAGGGGCAGGTGGATCCGGGGGCTGTCACTGACCGAGTCGTTCATGAGGTTGAATTTGAGGGACTTCTGCAGGCCCGTCTCTTCCTCGTCCTCGGCAGGTTTGGGGGGCTTGGGAGATTTGCTCTTTTTCACCTTGCCTTTGGCTTTGCCGCCTTTGCCCCCTTGCTTGGGAGCGTACAGGTCCTTCGTCTCCTTCTTGCCCGCTTGGTAGCCGCTCTTCGCCTCCTTCTGACGGCAGTAGCGCACGAGCACGACGAGCACGATCACCAGGATGACCGCAACGATGCCCGCGATGACACCGAAGAGGATGTTGCTGCGCTGCTTGCTGCGCTCGTACTCCGGGTCACCCGCAATGTCGATGTCCAGGGGCGTGTCCAAGCTGTGCCCCACCAGGGTCTCCAGCAGGGTGCGGTTGGCCAAGGTCTCGTTGACGTAGAAGTGGACCAGGGCTGTGCCGTGGCGGGAGGGCTTGCCCTTGTCGTTGACTCGCACCACCAAGCGGTGAAGTCCATGGTGCTTACGGAGGATCTCCTTCTCGAGAGTGATGTTTCCACTGTGGGGCGAAATCTTGAAGAGCTCGAAGGGGTTTCCGCCAGTGATGCTATACTGCAGCTCCGCATTGACCCCGGAGTCGATGTCTTCAGCCCCAACACTCATGACCTGCTGCCCCGGACTGGTATGGGGCAGAATGTGCTTGTAGGAGGCGTTGGATGGAGAAATGATCACGGGGGCATTGTCATTCTCATCTAAGACATTGATGGTTACCCCAACATAAGCAGAGCGGGGTGGGTCACCGCCATCCACAGCTTTGAGCCGGAAGGTGTAGGTGCTCTGCCGCTCGCGGTCGAAGGAGATGCTGGAGAGGATGGTGCCGGTGCCGTTCTGTATGACGAAGTCCCCGTTGTCCTGCTCCACAGAGAGATGAATGCGAGCGTTCTCCCCTTTGTCCGCGTCAATAACGGTCACCATGCCGACTGGGCTCAAGGGCGGCATGTTTTCCATGACAGAGAAATTGTAGCCACTGAGCATAAATTTGGGGTCGTTGTCATTGCGGTCCATAACGTTGATGGCAACTGATGCGGTGCCTTTACGGCTGGGGCTGCCCTTGTCTGCGGCAACTACCAAGAATTCATAGCGCTCTCGCTGTTCCCGGTCCAGCACGGTCTTTACCCGGATCTCGCCAGACTCTGGATCGATGGAGAAAATGCCTTGGGGCAAAGTCTCTTTGTCTAGGGAGTACACTAAGTGAGCGTTGGACCCACTGTCTGCATCAGTGGCAGTCACTTCCACGACCAAATCATCCGGGGAGTTGTTTTCGGGAAACGCCACCTCTGTGGAGCTCTGACTGAAGACGGGGTCGTTGTCATTGACATCTACCACCTGGACCTTGAGGGAGTTGGTGCTGGAGAGGGGTGGATTGCCTGAGTCCACGGCTACAATCTCAATGGTGTACTCCTTCACAGCCTCATAGTCAAGGGGCGTCGTGGTCTGCAAGAAATACTTCTTTTTGCTGTCGCTGCCGGTGTCGCTGGCTTGTCGCAACTGGAAGGGCACATCGCCAGCAACGACACAAGTCACAACAGCATTTTCACCCTCGTCCCGATCAGACACCTGCACGAGAGCCACGGGAGTTTCTACCGGCACGTCTTCTGATATATTGGCCATCCCATCCTGATGGGTGACCAAGCCAATACCTCGGATTTCGATGGAGGGGGCATTGTCGTTCATGTCCCTGATGCTGATCACGACCTGGGCACGGGCCGTTTTGGGGTTGGCCCCCTTATCCTTTGCCATCACTGAGAACTTGAGCACATTGACATCCTCACGGTCAACAGGACCCTGTACGGTGATAAGTCCCGAGGCTCGATCTAACCGCAGAAGCCGGCGTACGACATCTGAGGCCTGGTGGAAGGAATAATCTATCTCAGCGTTGGCCCCCTGGTCAGAATCATTAGCCTTGACCTGCAAGGAGAGAATGAGAAGATAACTAGGTGGGTACGTTACTTCTAGGAATAATGCTCATCACATAACTGCAGTATCCTATTTCGTGACCCCTAACCACAACAACTGCAGAAACGTCAGCGGCCATGGGAAACAGAGAATGATGGGCTTCTACTACTCCAAACCAGTCTTCTGTATACCTCCCCTACACATACACAATTACCACCCCTTCTCCTGAAGGTGGCCCCCCCAGCAGACAAGAGAGGCTCTCTTAGAAGCACTGAATAAGCCGGTGTGGGATAATGGGAAGAACGTCAGGCTCCAACCAGTTCAAATCGGTCATAACAACACTCGGAATAGTTTGCCACGGTGACCTTTCAGACGCTTCCAGGAAGTCCAGAAGTGGGACACCAGGGCAACATGCCTTCTTTGGCATcgagagatatactgcctctgaacctggaggttcTATTCATCTCCATAAATTAGTCTATTCCCACTTTCAAACCACTTAAGTCAGTGCCAACAAATTCCACAGCCAAAGTATGTGTTTTTACACTCTGGCTGGGTTTCTAATGCTGAGTTTTAATTAACAGCTTCTGTGATATATTTtcatttgtaagccaccttgcgcAGGTTTCTTGAAGACGTCGCACAGAAACTAGATACATAAATAACTgtgctttcaatgggcttaaactataataggattgcactgtaaaaaacaTTGTGCCTCCCATGAAGAACTATGTTCTTTATTGTGTTCTGAATTTACTGAATTTAAATGTCGCTGGGAGACCCCCCAAGCGCTAATGTattaagaaagggggggggatggttaattctctgcctttcctttccaattTATACACCGTTCTACAAATTTCTATGCACCGCTATAACACCCTCCTtaaatccattttcttctcaaGTAAACATTCTCAACCCTCTTTAGCTTTCCTCCTAGGAGGACAATTGTTCTGAGAGGGAAATGGGACCGTCCTTGCAGGACTGGCGCAGTATGAACCTAAGAACcgaagagaagccatgttggatccggccaatggcccatccggtccaacactctgtgtcacacagtggccaaaaaatccCCCAGGTGTCCTCGGGAGGTCTGTCAGTGGGggagggacactagaagccctcccactgattgcccccccccccgacgacCAAGAACGCAGagcctcactgccctagacagagagtcccatctgtaccttgaggctaatagccactgatggacctctgctccctatgttgatccaatcccctcttgaagctggctatgcttgaagctgccaccacctcctgtggcagtgaattccatgggaGAGTAATATGGCTATTATACagttcattttattcatttactttctccccagtggggaatcaaagtggcttacatcttcctcctctcctcacaaccctgtgaggtaggctaggcaagAGTCTGTGATtggcccaggtcacccagtgagtttccatggcagagaagagattcgaacctgggcctctcagaccCTCGTCTGCCACTCCAACCACTGCACCACGCCAGCTCACTATACAGTAACAACTCTGCGCTCCCCACTCAAATTCTCCAACAGCTCACTAGTCCAAACGCATACAGACACCACACTGACAACGCCGGTGTCCCTCCTCAGGCCGAGGCGGCAGGAGCCCTGCGAAGTCAGCAAGGCTCcggagttcctcctgctcttggcCCGCAGCCCAGGCGGTGCCTGAGAGACGCCTGTCCCTTTCCTCGATTTTCTAGTGGAACTGGCTTGGCCGGTCAAGACCAGAGGCACCCTCTCCCACTCTGGTATGCAAGGTATTTGCCAAGGGAGCCAGCCCCAAAACTCAGCAAGCAGGTTCCTGACTCCCAGCAACAGGAAGGAAGTGGGGCCGTGCAAAGCTTCACTCCTGGGCTGGGTGCTGATGCTCAAGTCGCACGCCCAAGAAACGCCCTGCTTTTAC is a genomic window containing:
- the PCDH1 gene encoding protocadherin-1 isoform X2, with amino-acid sequence MQQLASCLGLWLFLQLPCLGSGTRVVYKVQEEQPPNTLIGSLAADYGFPDMGHLYKLEVGAPYLRVDGKTGDIYTTETSIDRESLRECQQLFPGDPCFLEFEVSITDLLSNSPRLLEGQIEVLDINDNTPNFASPVITLAIPENTNIGSLFPIPLAMDRDTGANGVASYELMPGSDAQKLFGLQVAEDQDEKQPQLIVMGNLDREQSESYDLTIKVQDGGSPPRASSALLRITILDMNDNPPKFEKPLYEAELSENSPMGHSVLQVKANDSDQGANAEIDYSFHQASDVVRRLLRLDRASGLITVQGPVDREDVNVLKFSVMAKDKGANPKTARAQVVISIRDMNDNAPSIEIRGIGLVTHQDGMANISEDVPVETPVALVQVSDRDEGENAVVTCVVAGDVPFQLRQASDTGSDSKKKYFLQTTTPLDYEAVKEYTIEIVAVDSGNPPLSSTNSLKVQVVDVNDNDPVFSQSSTEVAFPENNSPDDLVVEVTATDADSGSNAHLVYSLDKETLPQGIFSIDPESGEIRVKTVLDREQRERYEFLVVAADKGSPSRKGTASVAINVMDRNDNDPKFMLSGYNFSVMENMPPLSPVGMVTVIDADKGENARIHLSVEQDNGDFVIQNGTGTILSSISFDRERQSTYTFRLKAVDGGDPPRSAYVGVTINVLDENDNAPVIISPSNASYKHILPHTSPGQQVMSVGAEDIDSGVNAELQYSITGGNPFELFKISPHSGNITLEKEILRKHHGLHRLVVRVNDKGKPSRHGTALVHFYVNETLANRTLLETLVGHSLDTPLDIDIAGDPEYERSKQRSNILFGVIAGIVAVILVIVLVVLVRYCRQKEAKSGYQAGKKETKDLYAPKQGGKGGKAKGKVKKSKSPKPPKPAEDEEETGLQKSLKFNLMNDSVSDSPRIHLPLNYPPGSPDLGRHYRSNSPLPSIQLQPQSPSASKKHQVVQDLPATNTFVGTGDSNSTGSEQYSDYSYRTNPQKYTSKQLPHRRVTFSAANQAQDLQDPSQHSYYDSGLEESETPSSKSSSGPRIGPLALPEDHYERTTPDGSIGEMEHPENDLRPLPDVAMTGTCTRECTEFGHSDTCWMPGQSSPNRRPKNALKLSTFVPYQDRGSQEQVGNGSPRLSEERSTKMANLRLLPTYSAFSNSSHEPCKDSPLEEIPLTQTSDFQAATTPSSQTVKREIYL
- the PCDH1 gene encoding protocadherin-1 isoform X1 — translated: MPAEERRAGSRPRAPPGCRPFTLPRFGMQQLASCLGLWLFLQLPCLGSGTRVVYKVQEEQPPNTLIGSLAADYGFPDMGHLYKLEVGAPYLRVDGKTGDIYTTETSIDRESLRECQQLFPGDPCFLEFEVSITDLLSNSPRLLEGQIEVLDINDNTPNFASPVITLAIPENTNIGSLFPIPLAMDRDTGANGVASYELMPGSDAQKLFGLQVAEDQDEKQPQLIVMGNLDREQSESYDLTIKVQDGGSPPRASSALLRITILDMNDNPPKFEKPLYEAELSENSPMGHSVLQVKANDSDQGANAEIDYSFHQASDVVRRLLRLDRASGLITVQGPVDREDVNVLKFSVMAKDKGANPKTARAQVVISIRDMNDNAPSIEIRGIGLVTHQDGMANISEDVPVETPVALVQVSDRDEGENAVVTCVVAGDVPFQLRQASDTGSDSKKKYFLQTTTPLDYEAVKEYTIEIVAVDSGNPPLSSTNSLKVQVVDVNDNDPVFSQSSTEVAFPENNSPDDLVVEVTATDADSGSNAHLVYSLDKETLPQGIFSIDPESGEIRVKTVLDREQRERYEFLVVAADKGSPSRKGTASVAINVMDRNDNDPKFMLSGYNFSVMENMPPLSPVGMVTVIDADKGENARIHLSVEQDNGDFVIQNGTGTILSSISFDRERQSTYTFRLKAVDGGDPPRSAYVGVTINVLDENDNAPVIISPSNASYKHILPHTSPGQQVMSVGAEDIDSGVNAELQYSITGGNPFELFKISPHSGNITLEKEILRKHHGLHRLVVRVNDKGKPSRHGTALVHFYVNETLANRTLLETLVGHSLDTPLDIDIAGDPEYERSKQRSNILFGVIAGIVAVILVIVLVVLVRYCRQKEAKSGYQAGKKETKDLYAPKQGGKGGKAKGKVKKSKSPKPPKPAEDEEETGLQKSLKFNLMNDSVSDSPRIHLPLNYPPGSPDLGRHYRSNSPLPSIQLQPQSPSASKKHQVVQDLPATNTFVGTGDSNSTGSEQYSDYSYRTNPQKYTSKQLPHRRVTFSAANQAQDLQDPSQHSYYDSGLEESETPSSKSSSGPRIGPLALPEDHYERTTPDGSIGEMEHPENDLRPLPDVAMTGTCTRECTEFGHSDTCWMPGQSSPNRRPKNALKLSTFVPYQDRGSQEQVGNGSPRLSEERSTKMANLRLLPTYSAFSNSSHEPCKDSPLEEIPLTQTSDFQAATTPSSQTVKREIYL
- the PCDH1 gene encoding protocadherin-1 isoform X3; this translates as MPAEERRAGSRPRAPPGCRPFTLPRFGMQQLASCLGLWLFLQLPCLGSGTRVVYKVQEEQPPNTLIGSLAADYGFPDMGHLYKLEVGAPYLRVDGKTGDIYTTETSIDRESLRECQQLFPGDPCFLEFEVSITDLLSNSPRLLEGQIEVLDINDNTPNFASPVITLAIPENTNIGSLFPIPLAMDRDTGANGVASYELMPGSDAQKLFGLQVAEDQDEKQPQLIVMGNLDREQSESYDLTIKVQDGGSPPRASSALLRITILDMNDNPPKFEKPLYEAELSENSPMGHSVLQVKANDSDQGANAEIDYSFHQASDVVRRLLRLDRASGLITVQGPVDREDVNVLKFSVMAKDKGANPKTARAQVVISIRDMNDNAPSIEIRGIGLVTHQDGMANISEDVPVETPVALVQVSDRDEGENAVVTCVVAGDVPFQLRQASDTGSDSKKKYFLQTTTPLDYEAVKEYTIEIVAVDSGNPPLSSTNSLKVQVVDVNDNDPVFSQSSTEVAFPENNSPDDLVVEVTATDADSGSNAHLVYSLDKETLPQGIFSIDPESGEIRVKTVLDREQRERYEFLVVAADKGSPSRKGTASVAINVMDRNDNDPKFMLSGYNFSVMENMPPLSPVGMVTVIDADKGENARIHLSVEQDNGDFVIQNGTGTILSSISFDRERQSTYTFRLKAVDGGDPPRSAYVGVTINVLDENDNAPVIISPSNASYKHILPHTSPGQQVMSVGAEDIDSGVNAELQYSITGGNPFELFKISPHSGNITLEKEILRKHHGLHRLVVRVNDKGKPSRHGTALVHFYVNETLANRTLLETLVGHSLDTPLDIDIAGDPEYERSKQRSNILFGVIAGIVAVILVIVLVVLVRYCRQKEAKSGYQAGKKETKDLYAPKQGGKGGKAKGKVKKSKSPKPPKPAEDEEETGLQKSLKFNLMNDSVSDSPRIHLPLNYPPGSPDLGRHYRSNSPLPSIQLQPQSPSASKKHQVVQDLPATNTFVGTGDSNSTGSEQYSDYSYRTNPQKYTSKQLPHRRVTFSAANQAQDLQDPSQHSYYDSGLEESETPSSKSSSGPRIGPLALPEDHYERTTPDGSIGEMEHPENVSPERSRL